The following proteins come from a genomic window of Mucinivorans hirudinis:
- a CDS encoding membrane protein, with protein sequence MEILHYAFIILIIGVIISYQWIFYRKTCKKQNELKYIFPDNCSETLDTIELEDSNTLIESAFHNPVFDGITNTINDYLRENKGAASDFHLIKDVVDRHCDAVEEEISTLTPIPLYCGLIGTMLGILIGVGILVFTGGIEDLLSTVETESGSGIVELLGGVSLAMISSIVGIILTTRGAYLTKEAKTKLNVNKNTFLSWIQVKLLPTLAGNTTSAIYTLQKNLSNFNHSFGSNIKEMAATFSSISGSQKDQLELMQLIERMDVSKIAKANVKVLEELQNSVREFERFNQYMHNVGNYLEKVERLNAEINDHLNRTKVIEDIGVFFKDEIQQIEQRKGIMNQTVGAVDTTIQNAVRRLQESTDQQLNEFIQYTVLQQERFSKTVTEQNEQFSSIILEQQNAAKKAIDTQEQILKSKLHETTAMIEELKNISAVKSSMVNIEKATNDQNKKLGDLIAAIERVVNSNTNGVVQVSQSSPKWMMVGVGVTLSILSIAGLLYIIPSILAFFQK encoded by the coding sequence ATGGAGATACTACACTACGCATTCATCATCCTAATAATAGGCGTTATTATTAGTTATCAATGGATTTTCTACAGAAAGACTTGTAAGAAACAGAATGAATTGAAATATATTTTCCCCGACAATTGCTCGGAGACTTTAGACACTATTGAACTTGAAGACAGCAACACACTTATCGAATCTGCTTTTCACAATCCTGTTTTCGATGGGATAACAAATACGATCAACGATTATCTGAGGGAGAACAAAGGAGCAGCAAGCGACTTTCATTTAATCAAAGATGTTGTAGATAGGCATTGCGATGCAGTGGAGGAAGAAATCTCAACATTGACACCAATCCCACTTTACTGTGGCTTAATTGGCACTATGCTTGGGATTTTGATTGGTGTCGGAATATTGGTGTTCACAGGAGGTATAGAGGATCTATTAAGTACCGTGGAGACTGAATCAGGTTCGGGTATAGTGGAGTTGTTAGGAGGTGTGTCTTTAGCGATGATTAGTAGTATTGTTGGCATCATACTAACAACGAGGGGGGCATATCTGACGAAGGAAGCCAAGACTAAATTAAACGTTAACAAGAATACGTTTTTAAGTTGGATTCAAGTTAAATTATTACCTACGCTTGCTGGTAATACGACATCTGCAATATATACGTTACAAAAAAACTTGAGCAACTTCAATCACTCTTTTGGCAGTAATATTAAAGAGATGGCTGCGACATTTTCTTCAATAAGTGGTTCACAAAAGGATCAGCTTGAGCTCATGCAGCTAATTGAACGAATGGATGTTTCTAAAATTGCTAAAGCAAATGTAAAGGTTCTCGAAGAGCTCCAGAACAGTGTGCGTGAATTTGAAAGGTTCAATCAATATATGCATAATGTTGGGAATTACCTTGAAAAAGTGGAACGCCTGAATGCAGAAATAAATGACCATCTTAATAGGACAAAAGTCATCGAAGATATTGGTGTGTTCTTTAAGGACGAGATACAGCAAATTGAACAGAGAAAAGGGATAATGAATCAAACAGTTGGTGCTGTTGATACGACTATTCAGAATGCCGTTCGTAGACTACAGGAGAGTACAGACCAACAACTGAATGAATTTATCCAGTATACAGTGCTACAGCAGGAGCGTTTTTCAAAAACTGTTACCGAACAAAATGAACAATTTAGTTCGATAATACTGGAACAGCAGAATGCAGCCAAAAAAGCAATAGACACCCAAGAACAGATTTTGAAGTCAAAATTACATGAGACAACAGCGATGATTGAAGAGTTAAAAAACATATCTGCTGTAAAGTCAAGTATGGTTAATATTGAAAAAGCAACCAATGACCAAAACAAAAAACTGGGTGATTTGATTGCTGCAATAGAGCGAGTGGTTAACTCTAATACTAATGGAGTAGTTCAAGTATCACAGTCATCTCCAAAATGGATGATGGTTGGAGTCGGCGTTACATTATCGATCTTGTCAATAGCCGGATTACTCTATATAATCCCTTCAATATTGGCTTTTTTCCAAAAATAA
- a CDS encoding Serine protease precursor MucD/AlgY associated with sigma factor RpoE, with protein MRSLFIIIILCVILMSCERKSGRKFVNTKSQQTTQGSKTENSLRRNDASNTSSKEKKTLSGPEIFEKYNSAVFMIFTSDGVTSFQGSGFFVSGEGVAASNYHVFKGTTKGLENIKLTDGRVLKIKEVIGYDENLDYIIFSVDIGRKKVTYIPLCSSNSKVGDKAYAIGSPRGLENTFSSGEISQIRNENILQISVPIDHGSSGGALINQYGEAIGITTAGLDESGANLNFAMSISVLKKYRIF; from the coding sequence ATGCGCAGCTTATTTATAATAATTATTCTGTGTGTGATTCTAATGTCATGTGAAAGAAAGTCAGGAAGGAAATTTGTGAATACGAAATCACAACAAACAACTCAAGGTAGCAAGACAGAAAACTCTCTCAGACGAAATGACGCTTCAAATACCTCTTCTAAAGAAAAAAAAACATTGTCAGGTCCAGAAATATTTGAAAAATATAACTCTGCTGTATTTATGATTTTTACGTCTGATGGGGTTACAAGCTTTCAAGGTTCTGGTTTTTTTGTGTCAGGAGAAGGAGTTGCTGCTAGTAATTATCATGTTTTCAAAGGAACAACAAAAGGACTCGAAAATATAAAGTTGACAGATGGCCGTGTTTTAAAGATAAAAGAGGTCATCGGATATGATGAAAATCTTGATTACATTATTTTTAGTGTGGATATTGGTAGAAAAAAAGTTACCTATATACCATTATGTTCATCTAATTCAAAAGTTGGGGATAAAGCATATGCTATTGGTAGCCCTCGTGGTTTAGAAAATACTTTCTCGTCAGGAGAGATATCGCAAATTAGAAATGAGAACATCTTACAAATCAGTGTGCCTATCGATCATGGAAGCAGTGGAGGGGCTTTGATAAATCAATATGGCGAAGCCATTGGCATTACTACTGCAGGCTTAGATGAGTCTGGCGCAAATTTGAATTTTGCGATGAGTATTTCTGTCCTCAAGAAGTATAGAATTTTCTAA